The genomic window GCAATGCTGGGCCGATTTTTGTGCCCACCAACGATAAACTGTTGCGTCCAATTGGCATTGCCTATCTACCAACCTCTGTCCCAGAACCAGCCTCAATATTGGGCTTTCTGGTTCTGGGCGCTTTGGGCTTGTTTGCTGAACTCAAGCGCGAACGCAAACCAGCCGAGTAAACGGCAATGACTTTAAACACTTGCGATTAACTAGCAAGCAAAAATTGGGGGCTTGGCATTGCCAAGCCCCCAACTTACAGATAGGAAAATCTAGTCGCTTTCGTTAGACTCTGCCACACCTGACTCCACAACCTCGCGAACTCGGTAGATAGGACGGCCTTGAGATTCGTGATAGGTGCGGATGGAGAGTTCTGCCAGCAGACCAAAGCTGAAGAGCTGTACCCCAGCCAGGATCAGGACACCGGTGAGAATGAGCAAAGGGCGGTCGCCAATGCTCTGCCCCAGGCCAAATTTTAAGAAGGTCAAGTAAAGGCCCAGCACTGTACCTAGCGCCGTTGAAGCCAGCCCGAACAACCCAAAAACGTGCATGGGACGGGTAAGGAACGTCTTCATGAAGTAGATGGTCAGCAGATCCATCAACACGCGGAAGGTCCGTCCCAAACCGTACTTGCTGTGGCCAAAGCGACGAGCATGGTGGAGCACTGGCAGCTCAGCAATTCTAGCCCCTTCAATAAAAGCCAAGGCTGGCAAGAAGCGGTGCAGCTCACCGTAAAGGTTCATGTCTGCCACTAACTCAGATCGATAAGCCTTGAGTGAGCAGCCGTAGTCGTGCAGCTGAACCCCAGTGACTCGCCCGATCACCCAGTTAGCAATTTTAGAGGGCAACAGGCGAGTCAAGGCCGCGTCCTGACGCTCCTTGCGCCAGCCACTCACTAGGTCGTAGCCTTCATCGAGCTTTGCCAGCAGCCGGGGAATATCAACCGGGTCATTCTGCAGGTCGCCATCTAGAGTGATGATGACGCGTCCCTTGGCGTAGCGGAAACCAGCTGCCATTGCTGCCGTCTGACCATAATTACGGCGTAGCAGTACAGCCCGTAAGTCAGAGCGGCTTTGCGCCATATCCTTCAGCAACTCGACTGAACCATCCCGCGATCCATCGTCCACGCAGATAATTTCGTAGCGGTACTGTCCTACCAGGGTGTTAGCAATTGTGTTGACTAGATGGGGCAAGCTCTCAACTTCGTTGTAAATGGGCACAACAATTGAGAGTTCTAGCTCAGGATTGGAGGATTGTAAGGTCCCAGGTAGGCCAGAGGATAGCAGGGTGTTCATCGCGTTTTGCAATCAGGTTGAATGGGCACGAGCTGTTTAAGCTGACCTTTGGGCCAGAGAGAGTCCGCCATTCTCGGCAAATGGGTAAACCAAAAGCAGGGCGGTAAAGTGACAATCGGAAACCGCGCAGCTAAGAAGGATGTAAATACACCGGATCCACTATTTGCCAACAGTACATTTATAGAAGCTTAAGTCTGCTTCGTCTGTGTAAAATCTGTGAATCCGGCGCGGTAACCAATAAAGTTTTGTCTCCGTGATGTCAATGCCGAGTTGGCCGCTTGTACAAGGGCAACTTAGGCAACGACAACTCAGGCAACGACGACAGGTGCATAGAGGGTCTGGATCCAGGCCCACTCCTGTGCCAACCCCTCTGCTAGGCCCACTTTCGGTTCATAGCCTAGCAGAGTACGGGCGCGGCTAATGTCAGCAGCCGTGTGGCGAGCATCACCCATCGCATTCTCTTGGTGACGACGTCGCAGGGGTTTACCGACAATTTGCTCGATAGTGTCGAGAACCTCGCTTAGTACAACTCGGCTACCGCCGCCAATATTGAAGACCTGTCCGACCGCCGCCGGCACACTGCCAGCTGCTAGGTTGCCAGCAACCGCGTCACTGATGTAGGTGAAATCCCGAGTTTGTTGCCCATCTCCATAAATCGGGATTTCTTCATCCTTGAGCACTGCTCGGAAGAATTTGTGGAAGGCCATGTCGGGTCGTTGCCCCGGGCCGTATACCGTGAAGTAGCGCAACGCCGTTACTGGCACGCCAAAATTACGCTGATAAAGAAAACACAACCGCTCCGCTGCTAACTTAGTAATGCCGTAGGGTGAGACCGGCTGAGGGGCCACCTGTTCGGAGGTGGGGAAACATTCCGCATCACCGTAGACCGAAGAGGTTGAGGCATAGACTAGCCGTTGCAGGTTGGGAGCTTGACGGGCTGCTTCTAGTAGAAGCTGGGTTGCCGTGATATTGCGCTCGGTATAGGCATGAAAGCCCTGTCCCCAACTAGCCCGCACCCCTGCTTGAGCAGCTTGGTGATAAACCACATCTGTATCTGTAAGGAGGGGCTGCCAGTCGAACTGACTAAGATCAGCTTCAATCAGCTTGAATCCTGGATAGGCCAGTAGTGACTCGATATTTCGGCGCTTTAGTGAGGGATCGTAGTAGTCGTTGAAGTGGTCAATCCCAACCACTGTTTTGCCCTGTTCTAGGAGCGCTTTGCTGAGATTAGAGCCAATAAATCCAGCCGCACCGGTCACAACGCTGATCGTCATATTGTCCTTCCGTAGGTTCTCTGCATGCTTAAAAGATCGGGCTAAAGTAATGGCGAGATCAGATTCCCAAGCGGGCTAACCTGGTCCCGATTTCGCTTAGTCCTCTCGGGTAACTTCGGTAACTCGCCAGCTTAGGCGCGAGTTGATCCAGAAGTTCCAAATGGTGACTGCGGCAATAGCCAGCAGGTTTGCCACTAGGTAGTTGACCTTCAAACTGTTGAACAACACATTGAGCAGCACCACATTTAAACCCAAACCAATCAGGCAGACTAAGTTAAATTTCAACAGCCGCTTGAATCGCTTGCGCCAGCCCCGTTGCTGACTAGAAATATCGCCAAAAGTCCAACGGTCGTTCCAAAGAAAGTTATTGATAATCGCGAACTCAGCAGCGATAATCTTGCTCCGGGTCAGTGCCCAACCCAACCCACTAGGGTCGTGAAGCAGGTAGAGCAACGTCGTATCTACAAATACCCCCGTCAAACCCACCAAACCGAAGCGCACAAATCGTCCTAACTGCCACTGAGATAGAGAGCGACGTATTCGTCCGACCCGCCCAAGTGATAGC from Leptolyngbya sp. FACHB-261 includes these protein-coding regions:
- a CDS encoding glycosyltransferase family 2 protein, producing MNTLLSSGLPGTLQSSNPELELSIVVPIYNEVESLPHLVNTIANTLVGQYRYEIICVDDGSRDGSVELLKDMAQSRSDLRAVLLRRNYGQTAAMAAGFRYAKGRVIITLDGDLQNDPVDIPRLLAKLDEGYDLVSGWRKERQDAALTRLLPSKIANWVIGRVTGVQLHDYGCSLKAYRSELVADMNLYGELHRFLPALAFIEGARIAELPVLHHARRFGHSKYGLGRTFRVLMDLLTIYFMKTFLTRPMHVFGLFGLASTALGTVLGLYLTFLKFGLGQSIGDRPLLILTGVLILAGVQLFSFGLLAELSIRTYHESQGRPIYRVREVVESGVAESNESD
- a CDS encoding NAD-dependent epimerase/dehydratase family protein, with product MTISVVTGAAGFIGSNLSKALLEQGKTVVGIDHFNDYYDPSLKRRNIESLLAYPGFKLIEADLSQFDWQPLLTDTDVVYHQAAQAGVRASWGQGFHAYTERNITATQLLLEAARQAPNLQRLVYASTSSVYGDAECFPTSEQVAPQPVSPYGITKLAAERLCFLYQRNFGVPVTALRYFTVYGPGQRPDMAFHKFFRAVLKDEEIPIYGDGQQTRDFTYISDAVAGNLAAGSVPAAVGQVFNIGGGSRVVLSEVLDTIEQIVGKPLRRRHQENAMGDARHTAADISRARTLLGYEPKVGLAEGLAQEWAWIQTLYAPVVVA